Proteins found in one Lutimonas zeaxanthinifaciens genomic segment:
- a CDS encoding ABA4-like family protein, translated as MEKPTLISNSYDTHSEVFSLANITAFLMWIPMIVLPKWKVTRFLIDFKVIPIFLAILYAFYIVQSILNGPAMDFGSLKAVMHLFTIEEAVLAGWLHYLVFDMLVGMWMLDKNKTLKIHQAIMAPCLLGTFMMGPVGFLLFMGVRKFAKKNN; from the coding sequence CTGGAGAAACCAACTTTAATTTCAAATTCCTATGACACACACTCTGAAGTATTTTCTTTAGCCAATATCACAGCTTTTTTGATGTGGATTCCAATGATCGTTTTGCCAAAATGGAAAGTAACACGTTTTTTAATAGATTTTAAAGTTATCCCCATTTTCCTGGCTATTTTATATGCATTTTACATCGTTCAGTCTATACTCAATGGGCCGGCAATGGATTTTGGAAGTTTAAAAGCTGTGATGCATTTGTTTACAATCGAAGAAGCTGTTCTGGCAGGATGGTTGCATTATTTGGTATTCGATATGCTTGTCGGCATGTGGATGTTGGATAAGAATAAAACATTAAAGATTCATCAGGCAATTATGGCTCCATGCTTGCTGGGAACGTTTATGATGGGACCAGTAGGGTTTTTGTTATTTATGGGGGTGAGAAAATTTGCGAAAAAAAATAATTAA
- a CDS encoding sensor histidine kinase — protein sequence MIKFLNKYKAFIIGPSIVLPLFYFLDYIGFIILPEDKTYEIVIYTLIWGLIIALPIYYYQYLKTKKKTVIRVISLIILFVMTLVIDSMMNFPDNPITFILLMVFWLGIAYLLVPGFMKKYWKLIAVFYIPLLAYFIYLRLFSGDLEAYLIIKEDFPFIVFFLPIPILFLVWIFEQWKWIQNLKAEKSKTELSLLRTQINPHFFFNTLNNLYALTVKNSDQAPEVILKLSDMMRYTIYEGEKDLVKLQDEIDYLKNYIELHKIRYRKSVDIKFDHDIDNSITVAPLLYIILLENAFKHGVETLAENAFIHIDLFEKDNFIYFVIENNFDPNEVKASNGIGLKNLKRRLSLLYENKHELRIESAGNNHKTILKISKHA from the coding sequence ATGATTAAATTTCTAAACAAATACAAAGCTTTTATTATTGGGCCTTCAATTGTGTTGCCCTTGTTCTATTTCTTAGATTATATTGGTTTTATAATTCTCCCTGAAGACAAGACCTATGAAATTGTTATTTATACACTGATTTGGGGGCTTATAATTGCTTTACCTATATATTACTACCAGTATTTAAAAACAAAAAAGAAGACGGTGATCCGAGTTATCAGTCTGATCATTTTGTTTGTCATGACTTTAGTCATTGATTCCATGATGAATTTCCCGGATAATCCAATTACTTTCATCCTTCTAATGGTATTTTGGTTGGGTATCGCTTATTTACTGGTTCCCGGGTTTATGAAAAAATACTGGAAATTAATTGCAGTCTTTTATATTCCTTTATTGGCTTATTTTATTTATCTGCGGCTATTTTCAGGCGATTTGGAAGCCTATTTGATCATCAAAGAAGACTTTCCCTTTATTGTTTTCTTTCTGCCCATTCCGATTTTGTTTTTGGTCTGGATCTTTGAGCAATGGAAATGGATTCAAAATCTCAAAGCTGAAAAATCAAAGACGGAATTATCATTGTTACGAACGCAGATCAATCCTCATTTCTTTTTCAATACCCTAAATAATTTATACGCTTTAACCGTTAAAAACTCCGATCAGGCGCCCGAGGTAATCTTAAAATTATCTGATATGATGCGCTATACCATTTATGAAGGAGAAAAAGATCTGGTAAAGCTTCAGGATGAGATCGACTATTTAAAAAACTATATTGAATTGCATAAAATTCGATACAGGAAGTCTGTAGATATTAAATTCGATCATGACATTGATAATAGCATAACTGTTGCTCCTTTGTTGTATATTATACTTTTGGAGAATGCCTTTAAACACGGAGTGGAAACCCTGGCCGAAAATGCTTTTATCCATATAGATTTGTTTGAAAAGGATAACTTTATCTATTTTGTAATAGAGAATAATTTTGATCCGAATGAAGTGAAAGCGTCAAACGGAATTGGACTCAAAAACCTGAAAAGAAGACTCTCATTACTTTACGAGAACAAACATGAACTACGCATTGAATCAGCGGGCAATAACCATAAAACCATTTTAAAGATTTCAAAGCATGCTTAA
- a CDS encoding LytR/AlgR family response regulator transcription factor — MLKYIIIDDEPLAHEIIEEFCSMLPHIQLEKNCYNAMEAMQYLNENTVDFMFLDINMPKLRGLDFLKTLSYPPKTIVTTAYKEHALEGFELNVVDYILKPFSFDRLVKAVNKISDKQPTKTIIKEVSGSKDHSTRIFVKGDKKHHQIDLNDLMFIEAFGNYTKLFLKDEMIVVHEKISHYEEMLNPTQFLRVHKSFIVAINKIKLIEGNRIRIDDHKIPIGQTYKSKINKLYNS, encoded by the coding sequence ATGCTTAAGTATATAATCATTGATGATGAGCCTTTGGCACATGAAATTATAGAAGAATTCTGTAGTATGTTACCACATATTCAATTGGAAAAGAATTGTTATAATGCCATGGAGGCTATGCAGTATTTAAATGAAAATACGGTGGACTTTATGTTTTTGGACATAAATATGCCCAAATTACGCGGGCTTGATTTTTTAAAAACATTGAGCTATCCTCCGAAAACCATTGTTACAACGGCCTACAAAGAGCATGCCCTGGAAGGATTTGAACTAAATGTAGTAGACTATATTTTAAAACCTTTTAGTTTTGACAGACTGGTTAAGGCAGTCAATAAAATATCCGACAAGCAACCAACAAAAACAATAATCAAGGAGGTATCAGGCTCAAAGGATCATTCCACACGTATTTTTGTGAAAGGAGATAAAAAGCATCATCAGATCGACTTAAATGATTTGATGTTTATTGAGGCATTCGGAAACTACACCAAACTATTTTTAAAAGATGAAATGATTGTGGTTCATGAAAAAATTTCTCATTATGAAGAGATGCTGAACCCTACTCAATTTTTAAGAGTCCATAAATCTTTTATTGTTGCCATCAACAAAATTAAATTAATTGAGGGCAACAGGATTCGCATTGATGATCACAAAATCCCTATTGGACAAACTTATAAAAGTAAAATCAATAAGCTTTATAATTCTTAA
- a CDS encoding ABC transporter permease/M1 family aminopeptidase, which translates to MFKNLLQFEVFYQFKQRAFPLFAILFLALGVFVGRQGFAPEGINFNAVYQVYFHTSLFTLGSVFIIMFFAISAMLRDGQHQMEGLIFSSSLKKSDYFWSRFSGTFIFSVLAFTPFLLGYILGIHFSNLDQDRIGKFQLLAYLQPWLYFVLPNIFICSTIVFSVSTLTRNSTATYVSAVFVYMLYFVSSIFLNSPLMAQAVPASPESMAIAAVADPFGIAAFFEQTQYWTTYQKNNQLLSFSGLFLWNRLLWILVSAGILLGTYSVFSFRKISKKSNKKRKVKTDKTPLLPYQPLDTIHGFMAQQTAFFSLLKLELKSVFKSLPFIAVLIMWLFIVFSELYSTVISGGEYGVSLYPFTNHLIELIVDPLSVFSLILIVFYSAEIVWKERNLNFNLIIDATPTTNWVFFLSKFAALLLLPIILISTGILMCIIFQMALGYSNYEFSLYASVYYHYGLQLAIFCMIALFVHSLVKYKYMGMGIFGLIVILSMKANMLNLEHPLTSLGFLPRVSYTNMNGFYDGPKLFDHLAIYWFTLGLLLTVLSFKIWNRGVGAGFSIKLKQLALNHTRKQKLAIMMLTALFFSAGSLVFYNLNIASEYETMNDRLDFKENYERKFRKYNSIERLYPTSKKTKVDIYPKERMFTVTADYMLKNKSEQPMSELFITERVPLESITLENANLVTHDTVFGTYLFQYDKPLQPNDSVGFTYKLKKEIKGYVQDHSIINNGTYLNRFVNFEPIFGYTEGLEISTKSERKKRNLPERQEEDNSDKHIVLEDVKHERVRFETIISTAGDQTAISSGRLIKQWSDNNRNFFHYKSGKKILPEVGYFSAKYVTKKVNYKGISIEQYYDENHDFNIMEIENSVKQTLDYCQENFGAYNFDHVRIAEVPSHWSFGGFAHPGMISMNEQKLYLNDVRDEETFNLVAKRTIHEVAHQWWGHTLFAKPVAGGSLFVEGLAKYTEAVVMEKMYGKRALYELSEDARRKYFSGRSMASEVEPPVYKVDGQSFISYGKALTAMLALRDLIGEDQVNQVLKIMTDKYRNINQFELTTVEFLDEIYKVTPIKYHSLIDDWFKKVIIYDLAIDDSSYKKIDDGTYEISVNIKAKRFETKSSGEIEQIAINEPIKIGLFSTHPASVKDESSILYYESSNIHKQDTVVKIVVNELPKYISIDPYGTRSDENLTNNLFDL; encoded by the coding sequence ATGTTTAAAAATTTACTACAATTTGAAGTTTTCTATCAGTTTAAGCAACGTGCATTTCCTTTATTTGCAATTTTGTTTTTGGCCCTGGGTGTGTTTGTTGGAAGACAGGGATTTGCACCTGAAGGGATCAACTTTAACGCAGTTTATCAGGTATATTTTCATACTAGCCTGTTTACCCTGGGAAGCGTTTTTATTATTATGTTTTTTGCCATTAGTGCTATGCTAAGAGACGGACAACACCAGATGGAAGGGCTAATTTTCAGCTCCTCATTGAAAAAGTCAGATTATTTTTGGAGTCGTTTTAGTGGTACATTTATTTTTAGTGTATTGGCATTTACACCTTTTCTGTTGGGTTATATTCTGGGCATTCATTTTTCAAATTTAGATCAGGATCGAATAGGAAAATTTCAATTGCTCGCCTATCTGCAACCCTGGCTATATTTTGTTCTCCCTAATATTTTTATATGTTCTACCATTGTATTTTCTGTTAGTACCTTAACCAGGAATAGCACAGCAACTTATGTCAGTGCTGTATTTGTTTACATGCTGTATTTTGTAAGCTCAATCTTTTTGAACTCACCGTTAATGGCACAAGCCGTTCCGGCTTCACCTGAGAGTATGGCAATAGCAGCCGTTGCGGACCCATTTGGAATTGCAGCATTTTTTGAGCAGACTCAATACTGGACTACTTATCAAAAAAACAACCAGTTATTGTCTTTTTCGGGATTATTCTTATGGAACAGACTTTTATGGATCTTAGTTTCGGCAGGAATTTTATTAGGGACCTACAGCGTGTTTTCTTTTCGAAAAATTTCTAAAAAATCAAATAAAAAAAGAAAAGTAAAAACGGATAAAACACCATTATTACCCTATCAGCCATTAGATACAATTCATGGTTTTATGGCCCAGCAAACTGCATTTTTCTCCTTGCTAAAATTGGAGTTGAAAAGTGTTTTTAAGAGTTTACCATTTATAGCGGTGTTGATCATGTGGTTGTTTATTGTATTTTCAGAGTTATATTCTACGGTTATAAGCGGAGGGGAATACGGGGTGAGTTTATATCCCTTTACGAATCATTTGATTGAATTAATAGTTGATCCACTCAGCGTTTTTAGCCTGATCTTAATCGTATTTTACAGTGCAGAAATCGTTTGGAAAGAGCGCAACCTGAATTTCAATTTGATAATAGATGCGACTCCGACAACAAACTGGGTATTCTTTTTGTCGAAGTTTGCAGCCTTATTATTACTGCCTATAATTTTGATTTCTACAGGAATTTTAATGTGCATTATTTTTCAAATGGCATTGGGATATTCAAATTATGAATTTAGTCTTTATGCATCTGTATATTATCATTATGGTTTACAACTGGCTATATTTTGTATGATTGCCTTGTTTGTTCATAGTTTGGTAAAATACAAATATATGGGAATGGGAATTTTCGGTTTAATTGTAATCTTAAGCATGAAAGCGAATATGTTAAACCTGGAACATCCTTTGACTAGCCTGGGCTTTCTGCCAAGAGTATCGTATACGAACATGAATGGTTTTTATGATGGACCAAAACTATTTGATCATTTAGCTATCTATTGGTTCACCTTAGGCTTGTTATTAACTGTTTTATCTTTTAAAATTTGGAATAGAGGAGTAGGGGCTGGTTTTTCCATCAAATTAAAACAGCTGGCTCTAAATCATACAAGAAAACAAAAGTTGGCAATTATGATGCTGACAGCACTGTTTTTTAGTGCAGGGAGTTTGGTTTTCTACAATTTAAATATTGCTTCAGAGTATGAAACCATGAATGATCGATTGGATTTTAAAGAAAACTATGAGCGAAAATTCAGGAAATATAACAGCATTGAAAGATTATATCCAACCTCAAAAAAGACAAAAGTTGATATCTATCCAAAAGAGAGAATGTTTACAGTTACTGCTGATTATATGCTAAAAAATAAAAGTGAACAACCAATGTCAGAACTGTTTATAACGGAAAGAGTTCCATTAGAGTCTATTACCCTGGAAAATGCGAATTTAGTTACCCATGACACCGTATTCGGCACTTATCTATTTCAGTATGACAAACCTTTGCAACCTAATGATTCCGTGGGTTTTACATATAAATTAAAGAAAGAAATAAAGGGCTATGTTCAAGATCATTCAATAATAAACAATGGTACTTATCTCAATCGTTTTGTGAATTTTGAGCCTATTTTTGGTTATACTGAGGGTTTAGAGATTTCAACTAAATCCGAACGAAAAAAGAGGAATTTACCAGAAAGGCAGGAAGAAGATAATTCGGATAAACATATTGTATTGGAAGATGTAAAACATGAAAGAGTAAGATTCGAAACAATTATCTCTACAGCCGGTGACCAAACGGCAATTAGTTCCGGTCGTTTAATAAAACAATGGTCAGATAATAACAGAAACTTTTTTCACTATAAATCCGGTAAAAAGATTTTGCCGGAAGTCGGTTATTTTTCCGCTAAATACGTCACGAAAAAAGTTAATTATAAAGGAATATCCATTGAGCAGTATTATGATGAAAACCATGATTTTAATATTATGGAAATTGAAAACAGTGTAAAACAAACCTTAGACTATTGTCAGGAGAACTTCGGAGCCTATAATTTTGATCATGTAAGAATTGCAGAGGTTCCTTCCCATTGGTCTTTTGGTGGATTTGCACATCCTGGTATGATATCCATGAACGAACAAAAATTATATTTGAATGATGTAAGGGATGAAGAAACCTTCAATTTAGTAGCCAAAAGAACAATTCATGAAGTTGCTCATCAATGGTGGGGACATACTTTATTTGCCAAGCCCGTTGCAGGAGGTTCACTTTTTGTTGAAGGATTGGCAAAATATACGGAGGCCGTTGTTATGGAGAAAATGTATGGAAAAAGGGCTTTATATGAGCTTAGTGAGGATGCAAGGAGAAAGTATTTTTCAGGAAGATCTATGGCCAGCGAGGTAGAACCTCCAGTTTATAAAGTAGATGGCCAATCTTTTATCTCTTATGGAAAAGCACTTACTGCAATGTTGGCCTTAAGAGATCTTATCGGGGAAGATCAGGTTAACCAAGTTCTAAAAATCATGACGGATAAATATAGAAATATCAATCAGTTCGAGTTAACTACTGTTGAGTTTCTGGATGAAATATATAAGGTAACACCAATCAAATATCACTCTTTAATAGATGACTGGTTTAAAAAAGTGATCATTTATGATTTGGCAATTGATGATAGTTCGTATAAAAAAATCGATGATGGAACCTATGAAATTTCCGTGAATATCAAAGCAAAACGATTTGAAACCAAATCCTCAGGAGAAATTGAACAAATCGCCATTAATGAACCGATTAAAATAGGCTTATTTTCAACACATCCGGCATCTGTAAAAGATGAGAGTTCAATCCTTTATTATGAGTCGAGTAACATTCACAAACAAGATACTGTTGTTAAGATTGTTGTAAATGAGTTACCGAAGTATATCTCAATAGATCCATACGGGACGAGATCTGATGAAAATTTGACCAATAATCTTTTTGATTTATAG
- a CDS encoding alpha/beta hydrolase family protein — protein sequence MRLKIYFFLLILLLGFAQHAHAQKIPEPGIYSGPFQFESFETDLEFDISKINDQYFIKFNSLGQNAFGIPAGDVSVRDTSLSFALQSDFYRYEFECSSINGNDLPCQLTVDGHTYDFELNKQTNVSESIRSKDIRLRSGSNLLYGTIYYPEHPNGKAIYLVTSSGNQDRSGSRAEALLFAKAGFISFHIDKRGTGLSDGNWHLADIPELCGDDLHALEFLHESEKISFEQIGIIGSSQGGAKVPYILQKQPKLAYGVIVSCPASTLLESDLNYWKNRNKSVIGTENIEDAALMQDAVFQYIASNLDKQSLEAKISQNESKSWIHQIWIPNLDEVIIDKKLNYTPLPYFKNLNSPLLVIEGGQDQVIPDSSLEKIEKSIGKKANKKNKYLRIEGADHSMMLRENSDFSFWSSLHPDYFKTVLQWTSQF from the coding sequence ATGAGGTTAAAAATTTATTTCTTTCTACTGATTCTTTTGTTAGGTTTTGCACAACATGCACATGCACAGAAAATTCCCGAACCTGGAATTTATTCAGGGCCATTTCAGTTTGAATCCTTTGAAACTGATCTCGAATTTGATATTTCAAAAATAAATGATCAATATTTCATAAAATTCAATAGTCTTGGACAGAATGCATTTGGAATACCTGCGGGAGACGTCTCAGTCAGGGATACTTCTTTGTCCTTCGCGCTTCAAAGTGATTTTTATCGCTATGAATTCGAATGTTCAAGTATAAACGGCAACGATTTACCTTGTCAATTAACAGTGGATGGACATACCTATGATTTTGAGTTAAATAAGCAAACTAATGTATCTGAATCCATAAGATCCAAAGATATACGATTAAGATCAGGTTCAAACCTGCTCTATGGAACCATATACTATCCTGAACATCCTAATGGTAAAGCGATATACCTCGTTACCTCTTCAGGAAATCAGGATCGAAGCGGTTCCCGGGCCGAAGCACTTTTATTCGCAAAAGCGGGGTTTATAAGTTTTCATATTGACAAGCGTGGCACGGGATTATCGGATGGTAACTGGCATTTAGCAGATATTCCTGAACTTTGCGGTGATGACCTGCATGCCCTGGAATTTCTACATGAATCTGAAAAAATAAGTTTTGAGCAAATCGGGATTATTGGAAGCAGTCAAGGAGGCGCCAAGGTTCCATACATTTTACAGAAACAGCCTAAATTAGCTTATGGAGTCATTGTGAGTTGTCCTGCCTCGACTCTTCTTGAAAGTGACCTCAACTATTGGAAAAACAGGAATAAATCTGTAATCGGAACCGAAAATATCGAAGATGCTGCCTTGATGCAAGATGCTGTTTTTCAGTATATAGCCTCTAATTTAGATAAACAATCACTTGAAGCTAAAATTTCACAGAACGAATCAAAAAGCTGGATTCATCAAATATGGATCCCAAACCTTGATGAAGTCATTATAGATAAAAAATTGAATTATACCCCACTTCCCTATTTTAAGAACCTGAATTCACCTCTTTTGGTTATTGAAGGTGGACAGGATCAGGTCATTCCGGATTCAAGTCTGGAAAAGATCGAAAAAAGTATAGGAAAGAAGGCGAATAAAAAGAATAAATACCTCAGAATTGAAGGTGCTGATCATTCCATGATGTTAAGAGAAAATTCGGATTTCTCTTTTTGGTCCTCACTGCATCCTGATTATTTTAAAACTGTGCTTCAGTGGACCAGTCAGTTTTAA
- a CDS encoding ABC transporter ATP-binding protein → MNTLSIKNLTKTYPNGVKALNGINLEITNGMFGLLGANGAGKSSLMRTIASLQEPTTGTISFNNSDVVQKPYEIRKTLGYLPQEFGVYPKISAEKLLNHLAVLKGIINKKERKEQVTALLQQVNLYQHRKKSVATFSGGMRQRFGIAQALLANPKIIIVDEPTAGLDPEESNRFLNLLSEIGENVIVILSTHIVEDVRNLCPKMAILSEGEIISQGNPKNLVAGIEGKIWTKIIPKTDINVYKKAFNVISTKLVSGETQIRVFSESKPEAGFDAIIPNLEDYYFTALFNQSYKKAS, encoded by the coding sequence ATGAATACCTTATCTATAAAAAACCTGACAAAAACATACCCCAATGGCGTAAAAGCCTTAAACGGAATCAATCTGGAAATCACGAACGGAATGTTTGGATTATTAGGGGCCAATGGGGCAGGGAAATCATCCTTAATGAGAACAATTGCATCCTTACAGGAACCAACGACAGGAACCATTTCATTCAACAATTCAGATGTAGTTCAAAAACCTTATGAAATACGAAAAACCCTGGGATACCTCCCTCAGGAGTTTGGTGTGTATCCAAAAATTTCTGCTGAAAAATTATTGAATCATCTTGCGGTTTTGAAAGGAATAATAAACAAGAAAGAGCGTAAAGAACAGGTAACAGCTTTATTACAACAGGTAAATCTCTATCAGCACAGAAAAAAATCTGTAGCTACTTTTTCTGGTGGAATGCGTCAACGTTTTGGAATTGCTCAGGCCTTATTAGCTAATCCAAAGATTATAATTGTGGACGAACCCACAGCAGGATTGGACCCTGAAGAAAGTAATCGATTTTTGAACTTACTGAGCGAAATAGGAGAGAATGTCATCGTCATTCTGTCCACACATATCGTGGAAGATGTTCGTAATTTGTGTCCTAAAATGGCCATACTTTCAGAGGGGGAAATTATTTCTCAGGGAAATCCCAAAAATCTTGTGGCAGGTATTGAAGGGAAAATCTGGACCAAAATTATTCCAAAAACTGACATTAATGTTTATAAAAAAGCTTTTAATGTAATTTCTACAAAACTGGTTTCCGGAGAAACTCAAATCAGAGTTTTTTCAGAAAGCAAACCGGAAGCCGGATTTGATGCCATCATTCCAAATCTGGAAGACTATTATTTTACCGCCTTGTTCAACCAATCCTATAAAAAAGCCTCATAA